The following are encoded together in the Humulus lupulus chromosome 5, drHumLupu1.1, whole genome shotgun sequence genome:
- the LOC133778816 gene encoding uncharacterized protein LOC133778816 produces the protein MEKRVIDYMLVPFGLLAMVAYHCWLLYRVRYQPATTVIGVNAMYRRFWVRAMMEDVKKNGMVSVETLRNNMMASTLLASVAIMLSSLIAVLMASGGRNKTELFVFGDKSEASLSVKYFCILACFLVAFIFNVQSIRYFNQASILINVPYKKKSQNDQHQQLNVDFVERNVHRGSFFWSLGLRTFYFSFTLFLWIFGPLPMFVSSLVLIFMLYFLDVSFEYGRVVDVSDTDISY, from the exons ATGGAGAAAAGGGTTATTGATTACATGTTGGTGCCATTTGGACTTTTGGCTATGGTGGCTTATCATTGCTGGCTTCTGTACAGAGTTAGATATCAGCCCGCCACCACCGTCATCGGTGTCAACGCCATGTACCGCCGCTTCTGGGTCCGTGCTATGATGGAG GAtgtgaaaaaaaatggaatgGTTTCTGTTGAGACATTGAGAAACAACATGATGGCGTCGACCCTTTTGGCCTCAGTGGCCATAATGCTCAGTTCTCTAATCGCTGTGCTGATGGCCAGCGGTGGCAGAAACAAAACTGAGTTGTTCGTTTTTGGAGACAAAAGTGAGGCCAGCTTATCTGTTAAGTACTTTTGCATATTGGCTTGCTTCTTAGTGGCCTTCATATTCAACGTCCAATCTATAAG GTACTTTAACCAAGCAAGCATTCTAATCAACGTGCCATACAAAAAGAAATCACAAAATGATCAACACCAGCAATTGAATGTTGATTTTGTAGAGAGGAATGTGCACAGAGGAAGCTTTTTCTGGTCTCTAGGGTTGCGTACTTTCTACTTCTCTTTCACTCTCTTCTTATGGATATTTGGTCCTCTTCCCATGTTTGTTTCTAGCTTGGTTTTGATTTTCATGCTCTATTTCTTGGATGTTTCCTTTGAATATGGCCGAGTTGTTGATGTTTCTGATACCGACATTAGTTACTAA